From the Panthera leo isolate Ple1 chromosome C1, P.leo_Ple1_pat1.1, whole genome shotgun sequence genome, one window contains:
- the LOC122226902 gene encoding 60S ribosomal protein L30 translates to MVAAKKTKKSLESINSRLQLVMKSGKYVLGYKQTLKMIRHGKAKLVILANNCPALRKSEIEYYAMLAKTGVHHYSGNNIELGTACGKYYRVCTLAIIDPGDSDIIRSMPEQTGEK, encoded by the coding sequence ATGGTGGCCGCAAAGAAGACGAAAAAGTCGCTGGAGTCCATCAACTCTAGGCTCCAACTCGTTATGAAAAGTGGGAAGTACGTGTTGGGGTACAAGCAGACTCTGAAAATGATCAGACATGGCAAAGCGAAACTGGTCATCCTCGCCAACAACTGCCCAGCCTTGAGGAAATCTGAAATAGAATACTATGCCATGTTGGCCAAAACTGGTGTCCATCACTACAGCGGCAATAATATTGAATTGGGCACAGCGTGTGGGAAATACTACAGAGTGTGCACCCTGGCTATTATtgatccaggtgattctgatatcaTTCGAAGCATGCCAGAACAGACTGGGGAAAAGTAA